A window from Chryseobacterium vaccae encodes these proteins:
- a CDS encoding META domain-containing protein has product MKNLFLSICAAAVLASCGAATSASASKVGKAQPSLENTKWTLADNVKGKIPTLNFEGEKINGNAGCNNYFGTAKIESSTGTFSAGQLGSTKMMCNSMSVEQNFMDMVGKANKYVISGNTLELYKDNLLLLKFNKTE; this is encoded by the coding sequence ATGAAAAATCTTTTTTTAAGTATATGTGCGGCAGCAGTTTTGGCGTCGTGTGGTGCAGCAACAAGTGCTTCTGCTTCAAAAGTAGGAAAAGCGCAACCTTCATTAGAAAATACAAAATGGACCCTTGCAGATAACGTAAAAGGAAAAATTCCTACCCTGAATTTTGAAGGAGAAAAGATCAATGGTAATGCAGGATGCAATAATTATTTCGGAACGGCTAAAATAGAATCTTCTACAGGTACTTTCTCTGCAGGGCAGTTAGGATCTACCAAAATGATGTGCAACAGCATGAGTGTGGAACAGAATTTTATGGATATGGTAGGGAAAGCCAATAAATATGTGATTTCCGGGAATACCTTAGAGCTTTACAAAGACAATCTTTTATTGTTGAAGTTCAACAAAACAGAATAA
- the pheT gene encoding phenylalanine--tRNA ligase subunit beta: MKISNNWLKDYVKTELKTERIGEFLTDIGLEVEGIEKFESVKGSLEGIVVGKVLTCEKHPNADKLKKTTVDVGNGKVLNIVCGAPNVEAGQTVPVAVVGTKIYDKTGNFFEIKEAKIRGEVSQGMICAEDELGLSEDHGGIMVLDETKYEVGKNFADYFELTNDEVFEIGLTPNRTDAMSHYGVARDLYAFLSTNQQKSTFEKVSSVVLNGEGTHEFTLEVEDTALCPRYIGAVIEEVKVADSPAWLKDRLKAIGLSPINNIVDITNYILHGYGQPLHAFDADKIADKKVKVGVVKEGTKFKTLDGTERTLNGSEIMIKDGKDNPMCIAGVFGGAESGVSDATKTIFLESAYFNPVAVRKGAKFHGLNTDASFRFERGVDPNITRTAITHAIKMIQEIAGGKFVGELLEEYPKKIEDSYVIIRFSKIEQILGTKIHREKVKEILKALEIQVLNEIQNGLEISVPAYRADVTREIDVIEEILRIYGYNKIDAPQKISFTPVKLNANDQDELENSWARTLQGLGFNEVMNNSLTSVKDETDAVKLLNPLSGDLAFMRKSLLEGLLQNAVYNINRKNQDIKFFELGKIYHKRDKYEERKQLAILVSGRDAAENWLLPKSVVSFYNLKAYVKVLLEKLMVDYKETALSDERFSDALAYEVNGKTLVRIGKVAPTLLKDADVDQECFYAEIELELAQELRSKNTLKFKDIPKFNKIRRDLALLIDKNVNYQDLYQTAKKNKSPFIKNINLFDVYEGKNLPEGKKSYAMSFELLNEEKTLEEKEISEVMDSLIKAFQKEYNAELRS; the protein is encoded by the coding sequence ATGAAAATATCAAACAACTGGCTGAAAGACTATGTCAAAACGGAACTGAAAACGGAAAGGATTGGAGAATTCCTTACAGATATAGGTCTTGAAGTTGAAGGGATAGAAAAATTTGAAAGTGTAAAAGGCAGTCTGGAAGGAATTGTTGTAGGAAAAGTATTGACCTGCGAGAAACATCCGAATGCAGACAAACTGAAAAAAACTACGGTGGATGTAGGAAACGGAAAAGTTTTAAACATCGTGTGCGGTGCTCCTAATGTGGAAGCCGGACAGACCGTGCCTGTAGCGGTGGTAGGAACTAAAATTTATGATAAAACCGGGAACTTTTTCGAAATCAAGGAAGCAAAGATCAGAGGAGAGGTTTCTCAGGGAATGATCTGTGCAGAAGATGAGCTTGGATTAAGTGAAGATCACGGTGGAATCATGGTTTTAGACGAAACCAAATATGAAGTAGGAAAAAACTTTGCCGATTATTTTGAACTGACCAATGATGAAGTTTTTGAAATCGGTCTGACACCTAATAGGACAGATGCCATGTCACATTACGGTGTGGCAAGAGACCTGTACGCTTTTCTTTCCACTAATCAGCAGAAGTCAACGTTTGAGAAAGTTTCCTCTGTCGTTTTAAACGGTGAAGGTACCCACGAATTTACTCTGGAGGTAGAAGATACTGCGCTTTGCCCAAGATATATCGGAGCCGTTATTGAAGAGGTAAAAGTAGCAGATTCTCCGGCTTGGTTAAAAGACAGACTGAAAGCTATCGGATTAAGCCCGATTAACAATATTGTAGACATCACCAACTATATCCTTCACGGCTATGGACAGCCGCTTCATGCTTTTGATGCAGATAAGATTGCAGATAAAAAAGTAAAAGTAGGGGTGGTAAAAGAAGGAACAAAATTCAAAACTCTTGACGGAACAGAAAGAACCTTGAACGGTTCCGAGATCATGATCAAAGACGGTAAAGATAACCCGATGTGTATTGCAGGAGTGTTCGGCGGGGCAGAATCCGGGGTTTCTGATGCTACAAAAACCATATTCCTGGAAAGTGCTTATTTCAATCCGGTAGCGGTAAGAAAAGGAGCAAAATTCCACGGACTGAATACAGATGCTTCTTTCAGGTTTGAAAGAGGAGTTGATCCTAATATTACCAGAACAGCAATTACCCATGCCATTAAAATGATCCAGGAAATTGCAGGAGGAAAATTTGTAGGAGAACTGTTAGAAGAATATCCAAAGAAAATTGAAGACAGCTATGTGATCATCAGATTCTCTAAGATTGAACAGATTTTAGGAACAAAAATTCACAGAGAGAAAGTAAAAGAAATTTTAAAAGCCCTTGAGATTCAGGTACTGAACGAAATTCAGAACGGTCTTGAAATCTCTGTACCGGCTTATAGAGCAGATGTAACAAGAGAAATCGACGTTATTGAAGAGATTCTTAGAATTTACGGATACAACAAAATTGATGCTCCACAGAAGATCTCCTTTACTCCTGTAAAATTAAATGCAAATGACCAGGATGAACTGGAAAACAGCTGGGCAAGAACATTACAGGGATTAGGTTTCAATGAAGTGATGAACAATTCTCTGACCTCTGTGAAAGATGAAACAGATGCCGTGAAGCTGTTAAACCCATTGAGCGGTGATCTTGCATTTATGAGAAAATCTTTATTGGAAGGGCTTCTTCAGAATGCTGTTTACAATATCAACAGAAAAAATCAGGACATTAAGTTCTTTGAACTGGGTAAAATTTACCACAAGAGAGATAAATATGAAGAAAGAAAACAGCTGGCCATTCTTGTTTCCGGAAGAGATGCTGCAGAAAACTGGCTGCTGCCAAAATCTGTGGTAAGTTTCTATAACCTTAAAGCTTACGTTAAAGTTTTATTGGAAAAACTAATGGTTGATTATAAAGAAACGGCTTTATCTGATGAAAGATTCTCTGACGCCTTAGCTTATGAAGTGAACGGAAAAACGTTGGTAAGAATTGGTAAAGTAGCTCCTACATTGCTGAAAGATGCTGATGTTGACCAGGAATGCTTCTATGCTGAAATAGAACTGGAACTGGCTCAGGAATTACGCTCTAAGAATACCCTGAAATTTAAGGATATTCCTAAATTCAACAAGATCAGAAGAGACCTTGCATTATTGATTGATAAGAATGTAAACTATCAGGATCTTTACCAGACTGCAAAGAAAAATAAATCCCCATTCATTAAAAACATCAACTTATTTGATGTATATGAAGGGAAAAATCTTCCGGAAGGAAAGAAATCTTATGCGATGAGCTTTGAGCTTCTGAATGAAGAAAAAACACTGGAAGAAAAAGAAATTTCAGAAGTAATGGATTCTTTAATCAAAGCATTCCAGAAAGAATACAATGCAGAATTAAGATCTTAA
- a CDS encoding M23 family metallopeptidase, which translates to MKKILILIAGLQFIQMFSQKNIKVYQERKGDMVAYYADNREVYPMSFVFSGTPELENATAPEVFKAVQVIPAQSFKNRIAYFVVKDKTKKWGAKKMPGYTMYTGNVNQNTYDSDYKYDLPFKKGNSFTVHQGYNGAFSHRNENSLDFKMPEGTEITAAREGIVTDFIQHNNTGCPTISCIDQGNYVTIMHSDGTFAQYYHLKENGVKVNLGDQVKKGDVIALSGNTGWSNGPHLHFVCYIPNLAEEKLMKTIKTLFRTGNGSKTEYLMEKKKYFRGY; encoded by the coding sequence ATGAAGAAAATATTGATCCTGATTGCAGGATTACAGTTTATCCAGATGTTTTCACAGAAAAATATCAAGGTATATCAGGAACGCAAGGGAGATATGGTAGCTTATTATGCAGACAACCGGGAGGTTTATCCCATGTCTTTTGTGTTTTCCGGAACACCGGAACTGGAAAATGCAACAGCTCCCGAAGTTTTTAAAGCAGTACAGGTTATACCAGCACAGTCATTCAAAAACCGGATTGCCTATTTTGTTGTAAAGGATAAGACAAAAAAGTGGGGCGCAAAAAAAATGCCGGGCTATACGATGTACACCGGCAATGTTAATCAGAATACCTATGATTCGGACTATAAGTACGATCTGCCGTTTAAAAAAGGTAATTCTTTCACAGTACATCAGGGATATAATGGAGCTTTTTCGCACCGTAATGAAAACTCCCTTGATTTTAAAATGCCGGAAGGCACAGAAATTACGGCTGCCAGAGAAGGAATCGTAACTGATTTTATTCAGCACAATAATACAGGATGCCCTACAATAAGCTGCATAGATCAGGGAAATTATGTTACGATAATGCACTCAGACGGAACCTTTGCCCAATATTATCATTTGAAGGAGAATGGAGTTAAAGTGAATCTCGGTGATCAGGTAAAAAAGGGTGATGTGATAGCATTAAGCGGGAATACAGGCTGGAGTAACGGACCCCACCTGCATTTTGTATGTTATATTCCCAATCTTGCAGAAGAAAAGCTGATGAAGACGATAAAAACACTTTTTAGAACAGGTAATGGAAGTAAGACGGAGTATCTTATGGAGAAAAAGAAATATTTCAGAGGATACTGA
- the dnaN gene encoding DNA polymerase III subunit beta, whose product MKFIISSGELQKALQTVSGVISSSQSRPILENYLFELDGNNVTITASDGETTLVTSLEVKSDDSGKFAVPAKIFQDFIKTYGEQPLTLAVKDNAEGTGSQLEILDEKDNFAVALDNADDYPELPEFDASQSVTMPAGVLSEALTNTLFATSNDSLRPVMTGVLFQFGENETNFVSTDSHRLVVYKRSDLMNPEPMEFIMPKKPLNIFKNILASSNEDVTIDFNENMAKFTFGKHIWICRLIDGKYPNYTAVIPKENPNILTINRNLLLGAIKRASIMSNKSTNQVRFKLSANILHLHAEDTEYANKADMQIPCDYNGEDINIGFSSKFLTEMLTILGSDDITMKMSQPNRPGIIEPLDGLEESENILMLSMPVIGL is encoded by the coding sequence ATGAAATTTATTATTTCAAGTGGTGAACTGCAGAAGGCTCTGCAAACTGTAAGTGGCGTAATATCAAGTTCTCAGTCGAGACCGATTTTAGAAAACTATCTTTTTGAATTAGACGGAAATAATGTTACCATTACAGCATCTGATGGCGAGACAACTCTTGTAACGTCCTTAGAAGTAAAGTCTGATGATTCAGGGAAATTTGCCGTTCCTGCTAAGATTTTCCAGGATTTTATCAAAACCTATGGCGAGCAGCCTTTAACGCTTGCTGTAAAAGACAATGCAGAAGGTACAGGAAGCCAGCTTGAGATCCTGGATGAAAAAGATAATTTCGCTGTAGCACTGGATAATGCAGACGATTATCCTGAACTGCCGGAATTTGATGCATCACAAAGCGTAACCATGCCTGCAGGTGTTTTATCTGAAGCATTAACCAATACCCTTTTTGCAACAAGTAACGATTCTCTTCGTCCCGTAATGACCGGGGTACTTTTCCAGTTTGGTGAAAACGAAACCAACTTTGTATCTACAGACTCTCACAGACTGGTAGTATACAAGAGATCTGACCTGATGAACCCTGAACCAATGGAATTCATCATGCCGAAAAAACCACTCAACATTTTCAAAAATATTCTGGCAAGCTCTAATGAAGACGTTACCATCGATTTCAATGAGAATATGGCCAAGTTTACTTTTGGCAAACATATTTGGATCTGTAGACTGATTGACGGGAAATATCCTAACTATACTGCGGTAATCCCTAAAGAAAATCCGAATATACTGACGATCAACAGAAATCTTTTATTAGGAGCAATCAAAAGAGCATCAATCATGTCCAACAAGTCAACCAATCAGGTTAGATTTAAGCTCTCTGCCAATATTCTTCACCTTCATGCAGAAGATACAGAATATGCCAACAAAGCAGATATGCAGATTCCTTGCGACTACAACGGAGAAGATATCAATATCGGGTTCAGTTCTAAGTTCTTAACAGAAATGCTTACCATTTTAGGTTCCGATGATATTACCATGAAAATGTCCCAGCCTAACAGACCGGGAATCATTGAGCCTCTTGACGGTCTTGAAGAAAGCGAAAATATTCTAATGTTATCAATGCCGGTGATCGGATTGTAA
- a CDS encoding diacylglycerol kinase family protein, translating to MRKPPVHKSFFNAFRGIFLMVKTERNFQIELVAFFINIFLIFYLQLSATDAILILLVCFVVLSAEIFNTAVEKLCDMVQPDFDKRIGFIKDIAAGAVLLTSILAVVAGVIIYRKYLFQ from the coding sequence ATGCGAAAACCACCCGTCCATAAAAGTTTTTTTAACGCTTTCCGCGGTATTTTTTTAATGGTAAAAACGGAAAGGAATTTCCAAATTGAGCTTGTGGCTTTCTTCATCAATATTTTTCTGATCTTTTACTTACAGCTTTCTGCTACAGATGCCATTCTTATTCTTCTGGTCTGTTTTGTGGTTCTGAGCGCTGAAATCTTTAATACAGCCGTAGAAAAGCTTTGTGATATGGTTCAGCCTGATTTTGATAAAAGAATTGGTTTTATTAAAGATATTGCAGCAGGCGCGGTTCTTCTGACGAGTATTCTGGCAGTTGTTGCAGGAGTTATTATTTACAGAAAATATCTATTTCAATAA